The following proteins are co-located in the Helicobacter acinonychis genome:
- the queF gene encoding preQ(1) synthase gives MSSELNLKLLGAKTPYIFEYNKDLLEAFPNPNPNLDPLITLECKEFTSLCPITSQPDFGVVYIRYIPKDKMVESKSLKLYLFSYRNHGSFHESCINTILLDLVGLLEPKYLEVYGDFVSRGGIAIKPFVNYAIKEYQDFKEKRLLGAK, from the coding sequence ATGAGTTCTGAATTAAACCTTAAATTATTAGGCGCTAAAACGCCCTATATTTTTGAATACAATAAAGATTTGTTGGAAGCTTTCCCTAACCCAAACCCCAATTTAGACCCCTTAATCACTTTAGAATGCAAGGAATTTACAAGCCTTTGCCCTATCACTTCCCAACCGGATTTTGGCGTTGTTTATATCCGCTATATCCCTAAAGATAAAATGGTAGAAAGCAAGTCTTTAAAACTCTATTTATTCAGTTATAGAAACCATGGGAGTTTTCATGAAAGTTGTATCAATACGATTTTACTGGATTTAGTGGGATTGTTAGAGCCAAAGTATTTGGAAGTGTATGGGGATTTTGTCTCTAGGGGAGGGATTGCGATCAAACCCTTTGTGAATTATGCGATCAAAGAATACCAAGACTTTAAAGAAAAACGCCTTTTGGGTGCGAAATAA
- the rsfS gene encoding ribosome silencing factor, with product MNKRIEIITALLDEKKAFDITHIDLSKTPYLVEDVIIATTLASKHALSLLDALKNTLKSLGEVFYQIDESNEEWIILDLGDLMIHLFTEECRKKFDLEGFLNAYKRELTYQNA from the coding sequence ATGAACAAACGCATAGAGATTATTACGGCTTTATTGGATGAAAAAAAGGCTTTTGATATTACGCATATTGATTTGTCTAAAACCCCCTATTTGGTAGAAGATGTCATTATCGCCACCACTCTAGCGAGTAAGCATGCCCTTTCTTTATTAGATGCACTAAAAAACACCCTTAAGTCTTTAGGTGAAGTCTTTTACCAAATAGATGAATCCAATGAAGAGTGGATCATTTTAGATTTAGGGGATTTGATGATCCATCTTTTCACAGAAGAATGCCGTAAAAAATTTGATTTAGAAGGGTTTTTAAACGCTTATAAAAGGGAGCTTACTTATCAAAACGCCTAA
- the miaA gene encoding tRNA (adenosine(37)-N6)-dimethylallyltransferase MiaA — protein sequence MALLGPSGSGKSALSIELAQTLDAEIFSLDSLSIYKDINIASAKPSLKERKNIKHYALDCLNIDEKNNAPLFKTLLEDAMKVSQKEILLIVGGSSFYLKSILEGLSSMPKLNNDQILKIEREIATLTNPYAFLKSIDPNMAFKIHSNDTYRIHKALEIFYATHTPPSEYFKKNPKKPFEHAITLFALCIEKTVLHNRIKQRTKNMLDCGLIEEIKALYTQYPKDSQPFKAIGVKESILYLEKQLTLKELEEAIVSNTIKLAKRQNTFNKTQFNNLYVGSVEEVRHAILKRSKSGIKE from the coding sequence ATCGCGCTTCTAGGGCCTAGCGGGAGCGGGAAAAGCGCTCTTTCTATTGAACTAGCCCAAACATTAGACGCAGAAATCTTTTCTTTGGACTCTTTGAGTATTTATAAAGATATTAATATCGCTTCGGCTAAACCCAGCCTAAAAGAGCGAAAAAATATCAAACATTACGCCCTAGACTGCCTTAACATTGATGAAAAAAATAACGCCCCCCTTTTTAAAACCCTTTTAGAAGACGCCATGAAAGTATCCCAAAAAGAGATTTTACTCATTGTGGGGGGGAGCAGTTTTTACCTCAAATCCATTTTAGAAGGTTTGAGCAGCATGCCAAAACTTAATAACGATCAAATTTTAAAAATAGAGCGAGAAATTGCCACCCTGACTAACCCTTACGCCTTTTTAAAATCCATTGACCCTAACATGGCTTTTAAAATTCATTCAAACGACACTTACCGCATTCATAAGGCTTTAGAAATCTTTTATGCCACCCATACGCCCCCAAGCGAGTATTTTAAAAAAAATCCCAAAAAGCCCTTTGAGCATGCCATAACGCTATTCGCTCTTTGTATTGAAAAAACCGTACTCCATAACCGCATCAAACAGCGCACTAAAAACATGCTTGATTGCGGTCTTATTGAAGAAATCAAAGCCCTTTATACCCAATACCCTAAAGATTCACAGCCTTTTAAAGCCATAGGCGTTAAAGAGAGCATTCTTTATTTAGAAAAACAGCTCACTTTAAAAGAATTAGAAGAAGCGATTGTCTCTAACACCATAAAATTAGCCAAGCGGCAAAACACTTTCAATAAAACCCAATTCAACAACCTTTATGTGGGGAGCGTTGAAGAAGTTAGGCATGCGATTTTAAAGCGCTCAAAAAGCGGTATTAAAGAATAG
- a CDS encoding glycosyltransferase family 8 protein, producing MNTQISPNQVIPIFMSFDKNYALGAGVSLYSLLAHASKHTSAIDFSPLNQSNKLLPANIVYKIHCLIKGVTLEQQNKLLKTIEPFKEFASLEFIDSDLLDNSIESYLNESCSKRYGGLLILCRLLLASLFSNYSKIISIDVDTVFLGDIASAYFALDNEPTKLLGMVRDTFSHLSFETFCNFIKRTCKNFKIDFSHFSSNELKRIHQGFNMGFLVANLDLWRQEGFEKIALEFLKNRGKDLFYSEQCLVNMVFLERILELPIHYNCYSDLFNQHYHKNIVMLHFIKYKPWHSVSSLNGRLICYETAASFWLANLFCTPFKNDFLKERLEMTKDKQMQSFKTHIRSRTVRDYFYYRIKNILKKVFKFS from the coding sequence ATGAACACGCAAATCTCACCCAATCAAGTTATCCCTATTTTTATGAGTTTTGATAAAAATTACGCGCTAGGGGCAGGTGTGAGCCTTTATTCTTTACTCGCTCATGCGAGCAAGCACACAAGCGCTATAGATTTTAGCCCTCTCAATCAAAGCAACAAACTTTTACCCGCTAACATCGTATACAAAATCCATTGTTTGATTAAAGGGGTAACTTTAGAGCAACAAAACAAGCTTTTAAAAACCATTGAGCCTTTTAAAGAATTCGCTTCATTAGAGTTTATAGATAGTGATTTGTTAGACAATTCCATAGAAAGCTATCTTAATGAGTCTTGCTCCAAGCGTTATGGTGGGCTTCTCATTTTATGCCGGCTTTTGCTCGCTTCGCTATTTTCTAATTATTCTAAAATCATTTCCATAGATGTGGATACGGTGTTTTTAGGCGATATTGCAAGCGCTTATTTTGCGCTGGATAATGAGCCCACTAAACTACTTGGCATGGTTAGAGACACTTTTTCTCATCTTTCTTTTGAAACCTTTTGCAATTTTATCAAACGCACTTGTAAGAATTTTAAAATTGATTTTTCGCATTTTAGTTCCAACGAATTGAAACGCATCCACCAAGGCTTTAACATGGGCTTTTTGGTGGCGAATTTAGATTTATGGCGCCAAGAGGGGTTTGAAAAAATCGCTTTAGAGTTTTTAAAAAATAGAGGAAAAGATCTTTTCTACTCTGAACAATGCTTAGTGAATATGGTGTTTTTGGAGCGCATTTTAGAATTGCCCATCCATTATAATTGCTATTCTGACCTTTTCAATCAACACTACCATAAAAATATCGTCATGCTCCATTTCATCAAATACAAGCCTTGGCATTCTGTCAGTTCTTTAAACGGGCGTTTGATCTGCTATGAAACTGCAGCGAGTTTTTGGCTCGCAAACCTTTTTTGCACCCCTTTTAAAAACGATTTCCTAAAAGAACGCCTTGAAATGACTAAAGACAAACAAATGCAATCTTTTAAAACCCACATAAGATCGCGGACGGTTAGAGATTATTTTTATTATAGAATAAAAAATATTTTGAAAAAAGTTTTCAAATTCTCTTAA
- a CDS encoding sulfatase-like hydrolase/transferase has translation MEKPLKFLKFFAKSVALDEKFLMFLVCNALANAYRNNDLFSFSKGFLGAFLIGFVVYYFCALIPKKRLRYSLEWLFIGSNIALSVAEIFMLFMFKMPFSKGLIDTLLATNGSETMAFIKSYKNYLLYYAFILIALLIAIKMIRFRALVPGVIASVLGVSILMIGSVRNLKPLTNNDTILKKSLFSLSLTKGLYSTYLSLFDRQRAIKLYSALKNLYLPSGYLSSMGDVPNVVLVIGESASRNFMQLYRYSVPNNPLLSQLANERERERVAYSSFLMS, from the coding sequence ATGGAAAAACCATTGAAGTTTTTAAAATTCTTTGCAAAGAGCGTGGCGTTAGATGAAAAATTTTTAATGTTTCTTGTATGCAACGCTCTAGCTAACGCTTACAGGAATAACGATTTGTTTTCTTTCTCTAAAGGCTTTTTAGGCGCTTTTTTAATCGGGTTTGTGGTGTATTATTTTTGTGCACTGATCCCTAAAAAACGCTTGAGATATTCATTAGAGTGGCTGTTTATAGGGAGCAATATCGCTCTTAGCGTGGCAGAAATTTTTATGCTATTCATGTTTAAAATGCCTTTTTCAAAAGGCTTGATTGACACGCTTTTAGCCACAAATGGCTCTGAAACGATGGCGTTTATAAAAAGCTATAAAAACTATTTGCTTTACTACGCCTTTATTTTGATCGCTTTGTTGATCGCCATTAAAATGATTCGTTTTAGAGCGCTTGTGCCTGGTGTGATAGCGAGCGTTTTAGGAGTTTCTATCCTTATGATAGGGAGCGTTCGTAACCTTAAGCCCCTTACAAACAACGACACCATTTTAAAAAAATCATTGTTTTCCCTTTCCTTAACCAAGGGGCTTTATTCCACCTATTTAAGCTTATTTGATCGCCAACGAGCCATAAAGCTTTATAGCGCTTTAAAGAACCTTTATTTACCAAGCGGCTATCTTTCTAGCATGGGCGATGTCCCAAATGTTGTCTTAGTCATCGGCGAAAGTGCAAGCAGAAATTTTATGCAACTCTATAGGTATAGCGTTCCTAATAACCCGTTATTGAGCCAACTCGCTAACGAGAGAGAGAGAGAGAGAGTAGCCTATTCGTCTTTTCTGATGTCATAA
- a CDS encoding phosphoethanolamine transferase, with amino-acid sequence MSKEAHTSPTFESLLNYSDAETTKPWYQYHNMIDIFKRSHYETFWLEKQYIDRWSVVQDLVSERSKNRHYILEGYGPYDEELVKFYSKNIQPQLKSKNFIVFHLHGSHDWYADRFPQSFAKFKTSDLSFSDLHVSNDRDKQIVVDYVNSLYYNDAILNQIFNLFKDKDAIVFYLSDHAQDIFESGPAYGHRCSKAGVEIPFMIYVSGIFKEKHPEKVKLIKNALNKPFMSDDLIHSLLPLVGIHTKDAIESKNLFSPKFDTHRKRLSCNHMDYDKAEK; translated from the coding sequence ATAAGCAAAGAAGCCCATACTTCTCCTACCTTTGAGAGTTTGCTCAATTATAGCGACGCTGAAACAACCAAGCCTTGGTATCAATACCACAACATGATAGATATTTTCAAGCGATCCCATTATGAAACTTTTTGGCTAGAAAAACAATACATTGATCGATGGTCAGTCGTACAAGATCTAGTCTCTGAACGCTCTAAAAACCGCCACTATATCCTAGAAGGCTATGGTCCATACGATGAAGAGCTTGTAAAATTTTATTCTAAAAATATCCAACCCCAATTAAAAAGCAAGAATTTTATCGTGTTCCATTTGCATGGCTCACACGATTGGTATGCCGATCGCTTCCCCCAAAGCTTTGCCAAATTCAAAACAAGCGATTTGTCTTTTTCTGATTTGCATGTGAGTAATGACAGAGACAAGCAAATCGTTGTTGATTATGTCAATTCGCTTTATTATAACGACGCCATTTTGAATCAAATTTTTAACCTTTTTAAAGATAAAGACGCTATTGTGTTTTATTTGAGCGACCATGCACAAGATATTTTTGAAAGCGGTCCTGCTTATGGGCATAGGTGTTCTAAAGCGGGCGTAGAAATCCCTTTTATGATTTATGTGAGTGGCATTTTCAAAGAAAAACACCCCGAGAAAGTAAAGTTGATAAAAAACGCCCTCAACAAACCTTTCATGAGCGATGATTTAATCCATTCTCTTTTGCCTTTAGTGGGCATCCACACTAAAGACGCGATAGAGAGTAAAAACCTTTTTAGCCCCAAGTTTGACACCCACAGAAAAAGGCTTTCTTGTAATCACATGGATTATGATAAAGCTGAAAAATAA
- the trpE gene encoding anthranilate synthase component I yields MISLIEKAPYIPYPLALYEKLERQHTLLFESAEIESKAHTKSLLMAKACLKLICNHNIVTITGLTANGGAFLQKLSAFFKTPTKDNTLTLTYTQDKKAKDEFSKLFEPSPFDALRGLFKSVKTNPKHPFTLLSAGVFSFEMLNFFEDLPHLKAKDNTAHDFIFFVAQNLIIIDHKEKSAEILGACFDERFKTEIAKELQDLKELAKNIKSDFIPKKSEQSTEVSVSCGDSEFEKKVLSLQEEIKKGEIFQAVLSRSFYMECLEGLSAYYHLKLTNPSPYMFYIKDSDFILFGASPESALKYNALTNMAEIYPIAGTRLRGKDKEGNIDYDLDSKMEFDLQHDFKERAEHIMLVDLARNDMARVSKKRYCDKLLKVDKYSNVMHLVSRVVGELKKGCDSLHAYRSFMNAGTLSGAPKISAIKLIYQLENQRRGSYGGSVGYLNSEGSMDSCITIRSCFVKNNQAVIQAGAGIVLDSVPQNEADETKAKAKALIDAIRKTSL; encoded by the coding sequence ATGATTAGTCTCATAGAAAAAGCCCCTTACATTCCCTACCCCCTAGCTCTTTATGAAAAATTAGAGCGCCAACACACCTTGCTTTTTGAAAGCGCTGAGATTGAAAGCAAAGCGCACACTAAATCCCTGTTAATGGCTAAAGCTTGTTTGAAGCTAATTTGCAATCACAATATCGTAACTATCACTGGCTTGACGGCTAATGGCGGAGCGTTTTTGCAAAAATTGAGCGCGTTTTTTAAAACGCCCACAAAAGACAATACCCTAACTTTAACTTACACGCAAGACAAAAAAGCCAAAGATGAGTTTTCTAAACTCTTTGAGCCTAGCCCTTTTGACGCTTTAAGGGGGCTTTTTAAAAGCGTTAAAACAAACCCCAAACACCCCTTTACGCTTTTAAGCGCGGGCGTGTTTTCTTTTGAAATGCTCAATTTCTTTGAAGATTTACCCCATTTAAAAGCAAAAGACAACACAGCGCATGATTTTATTTTTTTCGTCGCGCAAAATTTGATCATTATCGATCACAAAGAAAAAAGCGCTGAAATTTTGGGGGCGTGTTTTGATGAGCGCTTTAAAACAGAGATAGCTAAAGAATTACAAGATTTAAAAGAGTTGGCTAAAAACATTAAAAGCGACTTTATCCCTAAAAAATCTGAGCAAAGCACAGAAGTTAGTGTTAGTTGCGGCGATAGCGAGTTTGAAAAAAAAGTGTTATCCTTACAAGAAGAAATTAAAAAGGGCGAGATTTTTCAAGCGGTATTATCGCGCAGTTTTTACATGGAGTGCTTGGAGGGTTTGAGCGCGTATTATCATTTAAAGCTAACTAACCCTAGCCCTTATATGTTTTATATCAAAGATAGCGATTTTATTCTTTTTGGGGCAAGCCCTGAGAGCGCCTTGAAGTACAACGCTTTAACGAATATGGCTGAAATTTACCCCATTGCTGGCACTCGTTTGAGGGGTAAGGATAAAGAAGGGAATATTGATTACGATTTAGATAGTAAAATGGAATTTGATTTGCAACACGACTTTAAAGAAAGGGCTGAACACATCATGCTAGTGGATTTAGCCAGAAACGACATGGCCAGAGTTTCAAAAAAGCGCTATTGCGATAAGCTTTTAAAAGTGGATAAATATTCTAATGTCATGCATTTAGTTTCAAGGGTTGTGGGGGAATTGAAAAAAGGGTGCGATAGTTTGCATGCTTATAGGAGTTTTATGAACGCCGGTACGCTTAGCGGGGCGCCTAAAATCTCTGCAATTAAACTCATTTACCAATTAGAAAATCAAAGAAGAGGCTCTTATGGAGGGAGTGTGGGTTATCTGAATAGCGAAGGGTCTATGGATTCTTGTATCACTATCCGTTCATGTTTTGTCAAAAACAATCAAGCTGTGATCCAAGCAGGAGCTGGCATCGTTTTAGATAGCGTGCCACAAAATGAAGCGGATGAAACAAAAGCCAAAGCTAAAGCCCTTATTGATGCGATCAGGAAAACAAGCTTATGA
- a CDS encoding aminodeoxychorismate/anthranilate synthase component II, whose protein sequence is MKIFFIDNFDSFSYNLVYELECLGYEVAVYQNDIEPSYLMDLMLKESTTPLLFISPGPGNPNSSGNLLEIIAMAKKKFPILGVCLGLQALAQSYGAKIIRSKEIVHGKATTIALKKHAVFKGLGESMVVGRYHSLMASGLPKNLEVIAEHENIPMAIVDEKDRILAYQFHPESIMTLQGRALLEQSVGFLKGLSS, encoded by the coding sequence ATGAAAATCTTTTTTATAGATAATTTTGATTCTTTCTCTTATAACTTGGTGTATGAATTGGAGTGCTTGGGTTATGAAGTGGCTGTTTATCAAAACGATATTGAGCCTAGCTATCTCATGGATTTAATGCTTAAAGAATCAACAACGCCCTTATTGTTTATTTCGCCTGGGCCTGGTAACCCTAATAGTTCGGGTAATCTTTTAGAAATCATTGCAATGGCTAAAAAGAAATTCCCCATTTTAGGGGTTTGTTTGGGGTTGCAAGCTTTAGCGCAAAGCTATGGAGCCAAAATCATAAGGAGTAAAGAGATCGTGCATGGCAAAGCAACGACAATCGCGCTCAAAAAGCATGCCGTTTTTAAAGGCTTAGGGGAGAGCATGGTGGTGGGGCGTTACCATTCTTTAATGGCGAGCGGATTGCCTAAAAATTTAGAAGTGATCGCAGAACATGAAAATATCCCTATGGCTATTGTTGATGAAAAGGATAGAATCTTAGCCTATCAATTCCACCCTGAAAGCATCATGACTTTACAAGGGAGGGCGTTACTGGAACAAAGCGTGGGGTTTTTAAAAGGGCTATCATCATGA
- the trpD gene encoding anthranilate phosphoribosyltransferase, whose amino-acid sequence MKGILNALYHQKDLNDEEVKRLFTFIINEEVSPTQLGAILCALKIKGESLSEISAAATTLLEHAPKPFKSGLDLIDNCGTGGDGLKTINISTIAALIASSMGLPMAKHGSRSVSSHSGSADLLENLGVNIEMNRAQLENCLKESHFGFLFAPLYHQSFKKSAPLRKELFTKTIFNCLGPLINPLRPTIQLLGVYDESLCKTMALALKALGVKRAMVVNGGGTDEIVLHAITHACELKNNEILEYDLSAKDFNLPPYDLKELQIESVQESVQACLDILENKGKDSHTMVVVANVASLLYLSNRAKDLKEGVSMTLEHLKTKAPYTHLQKIIRLSHA is encoded by the coding sequence ATGAAAGGGATTTTAAACGCCTTGTACCATCAAAAAGACTTGAATGATGAAGAAGTCAAAAGATTATTCACTTTTATTATTAACGAAGAAGTAAGCCCCACGCAACTTGGGGCGATTTTGTGTGCTTTAAAGATTAAGGGCGAGAGCTTGAGTGAGATTAGCGCCGCTGCAACCACGCTTTTAGAGCATGCCCCTAAACCTTTTAAGAGCGGATTGGATTTAATAGACAATTGCGGCACGGGGGGTGATGGGCTAAAAACGATTAATATTAGCACTATTGCTGCACTCATTGCCAGCTCTATGGGATTACCGATGGCTAAACATGGATCAAGAAGCGTGTCCAGTCATAGCGGGAGCGCGGATTTATTGGAAAATCTAGGCGTGAATATTGAAATGAATCGCGCGCAATTAGAAAATTGCCTCAAAGAATCGCATTTTGGGTTTTTATTCGCGCCTTTATACCACCAAAGTTTTAAAAAATCTGCCCCTTTAAGAAAAGAGCTTTTCACTAAAACGATTTTTAATTGTTTAGGGCCTTTAATCAACCCTTTAAGACCCACAATCCAGCTTTTAGGCGTGTATGATGAATCCTTGTGCAAGACTATGGCGCTAGCATTAAAGGCTTTAGGCGTTAAAAGGGCGATGGTGGTTAATGGAGGAGGGACAGATGAAATCGTGTTGCATGCTATTACGCATGCGTGTGAATTAAAAAATAACGAGATTTTAGAGTATGACTTGAGCGCTAAAGATTTTAATTTACCCCCCTATGATTTGAAAGAATTACAGATTGAAAGCGTGCAAGAAAGCGTTCAAGCGTGTTTGGATATTTTAGAAAATAAGGGCAAGGATTCGCACACGATGGTGGTTGTGGCGAATGTGGCGAGTTTGTTGTATTTGAGTAATAGAGCTAAAGATTTAAAAGAGGGCGTGAGCATGACTTTAGAGCATTTAAAAACCAAAGCGCCTTATACGCATTTACAAAAAATCATAAGATTAAGCCATGCCTAG
- the trpCF gene encoding bifunctional indole-3-glycerol-phosphate synthase TrpC/phosphoribosylanthranilate isomerase TrpF, which translates to MPSVLENILKDKLLEVSALKKNYTLPANISPSDRDFKKALLEKKTSFILECKKASPSKGLIRKDFDLLKIAKVYEKFASCISVLADAKHFLGSYENIKIVSKHSTKPILCKDFIIDSFQIKLARVMGANAVLLMLSVLDDKNYLELFELAKSLKMSVLSEVSNKQEIQRLLKLKYDIIGINNRDLHTLKTDMFHTLELRPLLPKDTLIISESGIHSHAQIKALAPYVNGFLVGSSLMKEKDLKKACIKLILGENKVCGLTRIKDAKAVYKNHFIYGGLIFEKSSPRYIKPKEALKITKAVKKLDFVGVFVKNKIKKIVKIAQKLDLKAVQLYNYSPKKIAQLKKSLPKTCAIWQVVSVADSKDLAPKTEEASLILYDTKGDKYGGNGVSFDWDILDHVKTPFMLAGGLDLDNAQKALKVKALGLDFNSGLEISPGIKNKDKIKRLARILREY; encoded by the coding sequence ATGCCTAGCGTGTTAGAGAATATCCTTAAAGACAAACTCTTAGAAGTCTCTGCACTTAAAAAAAATTACACCTTGCCCGCAAACATAAGCCCAAGCGATAGGGATTTTAAAAAAGCGTTATTGGAAAAAAAAACAAGCTTTATTTTAGAGTGTAAAAAAGCATCGCCCTCTAAAGGCTTGATCAGAAAAGATTTTGATTTACTAAAAATAGCGAAGGTTTATGAAAAATTTGCCTCTTGCATTTCGGTTTTAGCCGACGCCAAGCATTTTTTAGGATCTTATGAAAACATTAAGATTGTCTCAAAGCATTCCACCAAGCCTATTTTATGCAAAGACTTTATCATTGATAGTTTCCAGATCAAACTCGCTAGGGTTATGGGGGCTAATGCGGTGCTTTTAATGTTAAGCGTGCTAGATGACAAAAACTATTTAGAGCTTTTTGAACTCGCCAAGTCCTTAAAAATGAGCGTGTTGAGTGAAGTTTCCAACAAGCAAGAAATCCAGCGCTTACTCAAACTTAAATACGACATTATAGGCATTAACAATAGGGATTTACACACCTTAAAAACCGATATGTTTCACACGCTAGAATTACGCCCCTTATTGCCTAAAGACACGCTCATCATCAGTGAGTCCGGTATCCATTCGCATGCACAAATCAAAGCCCTAGCCCCTTATGTGAATGGCTTTTTAGTGGGAAGCTCTTTAATGAAAGAAAAGGATTTGAAAAAAGCGTGCATTAAATTGATTTTAGGCGAAAATAAAGTGTGCGGGCTTACAAGAATCAAAGACGCTAAAGCCGTCTATAAAAACCATTTTATTTATGGGGGTTTGATTTTTGAAAAATCTTCGCCCAGATACATTAAACCCAAAGAAGCCCTAAAAATCACAAAAGCGGTTAAAAAATTGGATTTTGTGGGCGTGTTTGTGAAAAATAAAATTAAAAAAATCGTAAAAATCGCTCAAAAGCTTGATTTAAAAGCGGTGCAGCTTTATAACTATTCGCCTAAAAAAATCGCTCAATTAAAAAAATCGCTCCCTAAAACTTGTGCAATCTGGCAAGTAGTGAGCGTCGCGGATTCTAAAGATTTAGCCCCTAAAACTGAAGAAGCCTCTTTAATCTTATACGACACTAAAGGGGATAAATATGGAGGCAATGGCGTGAGTTTTGATTGGGATATTTTAGACCATGTCAAAACGCCTTTCATGCTAGCCGGTGGGCTTGATTTGGATAACGCTCAAAAAGCCTTAAAGGTCAAAGCGTTGGGTCTGGATTTTAATTCAGGTTTGGAAATAAGCCCTGGTATTAAAAATAAGGATAAAATCAAGCGGTTAGCCCGAATTTTAAGAGAGTATTAA
- the trpB gene encoding tryptophan synthase subunit beta, with the protein MNKKAYFGEFGGSFVSELLVPALRELEQAFDACLKDDKFQQEYFHLLKDFVGRPSPLTLCQNIISNPKVRLYLKREDLIHGGAHKTNQALGQALLAKKMGKTRIIAETGAGQHGVATAIACALLNLKCVIFMGGKDIKRQEMNVFRMRLLGAEIREVNSGSATLKDAVNETLRDWASSYKDTHYLLGTAAGPHPYPTMVKTFQKMIGDEAKQQILEKENRLPDYVIACVGGGSNAIGIFSAFLNDKEVKLIGVEPAGLGLETNKHGATLNKGRVGILHGNKTYLLQDDEGQIIESHSISAGLDYPGVGPEHSFLKESGRAIYESASDIEALEAFSLLCQKEGIIPALESSHALAYALKLAQKCTQESIIVVNLSGRGDKDLNTVYSALKGDLK; encoded by the coding sequence ATGAATAAAAAAGCGTATTTTGGGGAGTTTGGGGGGAGTTTTGTTTCAGAATTGTTAGTGCCTGCGTTAAGAGAGTTAGAACAAGCGTTTGATGCTTGTTTAAAAGATGATAAATTCCAACAAGAGTATTTCCATCTTTTAAAGGATTTTGTGGGCCGCCCTAGCCCTTTAACTTTGTGTCAAAATATCATTTCTAACCCTAAAGTTAGGCTTTATCTGAAACGAGAGGATTTAATCCATGGCGGAGCGCATAAGACGAACCAAGCGTTAGGGCAAGCCCTTTTGGCTAAAAAAATGGGTAAAACCAGGATCATTGCTGAAACAGGCGCTGGGCAGCATGGCGTTGCAACGGCTATCGCTTGTGCATTGTTAAATTTAAAATGCGTGATTTTTATGGGAGGCAAAGACATCAAGCGCCAAGAAATGAACGTTTTCAGAATGCGTTTGTTGGGCGCTGAAATCAGAGAAGTCAATTCAGGGAGCGCGACACTTAAAGACGCTGTGAATGAGACCTTAAGAGATTGGGCGAGCAGCTACAAAGACACGCACTATTTGCTGGGCACAGCCGCTGGGCCGCACCCTTACCCTACAATGGTCAAAACCTTTCAAAAAATGATAGGCGATGAGGCCAAACAACAAATTCTAGAAAAAGAAAACCGCTTGCCTGATTATGTTATCGCATGCGTTGGAGGGGGGTCTAACGCCATAGGGATATTCAGCGCGTTTTTAAACGATAAAGAGGTCAAACTCATAGGCGTAGAGCCGGCAGGCTTGGGGCTAGAAACTAATAAGCATGGAGCAACTTTGAATAAGGGGCGAGTGGGGATTTTGCATGGGAATAAAACCTATCTTTTGCAAGATGATGAAGGCCAAATTATAGAAAGTCATAGCATAAGCGCTGGGCTTGATTATCCAGGAGTAGGGCCAGAGCACAGCTTTTTAAAAGAAAGCGGGCGCGCGATTTATGAAAGTGCAAGCGATATTGAAGCGCTAGAAGCCTTTAGTTTATTATGCCAAAAAGAAGGCATTATCCCAGCCTTAGAAAGCTCACACGCCTTAGCGTATGCTTTAAAACTCGCTCAAAAATGCACACAAGAAAGCATTATTGTAGTGAATCTGAGCGGCAGGGGGGATAAAGATTTAAATACCGTTTATAGCGCTTTAAAAGGGGATTTAAAATGA